The Misgurnus anguillicaudatus chromosome 23, ASM2758022v2, whole genome shotgun sequence sequence CAGCCTCAAAGGACtccaaatgatcccaaacgaggcacaagggtcccatccagcgagaagaaaaacaaaaaatatgcacttttaaaccacaactccagcgcgacctcacgtaatacgccatcacatcaagaggtcacggatgacgtatcgatactacgcctcagtgtttacaagtgtggagaaagaggaccgttccgacattttTGTATgccgaatgatactaattaatgtctttgtgtcagtttattgtttaaaatggtccacaacgtgcgtttcatatatgtaacacgtgacctttccaccgcattacgcaattacgtgaggtcgcgctggctcgtcatacagccggaggaagaagagaagttgaggtttaaaagtgcatattttccacttttcttgcaaaaaatgacaatcgtttcgctagataagacccttatgcctcgtttgggatcatttagagtcttttgaaactgcaatattaaactgcattaaaactgttaagttttggggtccattaaagtccattaaaatgtgaaaaatcctcaaaaaacataatttcttctcgaccgaacaaagaaagacatcaacaccccggatgacatggtggtgagcaaactaTCTGAAATTTTTtcaagaaaattgactaatcctttaagacttCAATATATTTTGCCCAAACTCCTTATCCTAGAATCATCAATATTAGTCATATATGTACTTTGAGAGTATGTACTTCTCAAACGTACAAATGCTATGTTAAACTTCATAAATATACAAACttattaaataaaaagtattttatttacacAACCATTCTCACTTGCAGTGCACAGCATTCAGTGAAAACACTATCAACCAATAACAATatcttaataaataataaatgtgctGCCTGAAATATGATCACTGATGATAACACATATTAACTCAAGGCACGGCATGgttttgatttgatttatatACTGATTAAATATTCAGTATATTGTACTCCTTCTATATTACATTTACCTAATACAGAACATAGATAAATCAACCAATGAAATTCTAGCAACAGACTCACATTTATGCTAACATTATTGCCATGTGTTTTTCTACTAAAGTGACTTATAAACGTATATACATCGGTCATTGCATCAGCCACACCCACATTTCCCTAAACCACAACCACTCCTTTATATATTCTCACCCCAGTCCACCTCCGGCTCATCATCTAACCGCAATATGAGGTAGGAGAGGAACTGAAAGAGGTTTTGCCAAAACAAAGCCGCCATGTAAAAGTAAAGGTCGCTTACGTCCAATTCGCAGGTGTTGCCGGCGAAGGTCACGTCGCAGACGCATTGGAACTTGTTAACCATGTTGTGGCAATAGCCACCATTTAAGCAAGGGTTGGATCTGCACTCATCGATGTCTAATTCACACCTAAGATTgtaaaaagcataaaaacactTGTTATAAAACAGATGGTGCTAATTGGTCAGAAATGTTTTGAGCCATGAATCTGAAATCGGTAATATCACAACATTAATGTCACTATATAATATTACATTCATCTTTGAATTTGATTTAATGACAAagcaatattaataaaataaagatcATTAAAATGCGTTCATGAGATCGTGTGAAAGAGAAAGAGGTGGAATAATCACCATTGACCCGAAAATCCAGGCAGGCAGTCACACATTAGGGTGGTCTCAGAGCAGTTGCCCCCATTGAAACACGTGTAGTTGTGCTCTTCGTCACCACAGATGGACACCGGGAGCTTTGAGGGTCTGGAAAGGATGAGGGAAAAGAAAGAAACAGAACAGATGATGAAGAAGCGTCTTGAGAGCAATGTAAGGGGCGAATATCTGCACCCCTCCTATACTTCTTTGTCCTGCATAAAGAGGATTAGCACATTATCAGAATAATGAAATTAGCATGTGAATAAACTTCTGACCacaagacaaagaaaacactgtCGCCTTGGATGAAGATTAACATGCATATAATATATAAAGTCCCTGATTGTATATGTGTTATTTTGATATTATAAACTGGGGGATTTTACAGAGTAAGAAAGAagtagagaaagaaagaaagaaggagcaaaagaaagaaggaaggagagaaagaaagaaaggagcaaaagaaaaagagagaaggGGCGAAAGAAAGGGGGAGCAAAAGAAAGAAGGGATAAGGAAAGAAGGAATGAAAGAAAGGAGCAAAAGAAAGAAGGATAGAAAGAAAGATAGGAGaaggaaagaaaaagaaagaaaaagaaagaaggaGAAAAGGAGCgaaagaaagaagaagaaaaggaaagaaaagaaagaaggagagaaagaaagaaaaataggagaaggaaagaaaaagaaagaaggagataaggaaagaaaaagaaagaagaagAGAAAGAACGATAGAAGAATGAAAGAAGGAGAGAAGGGTGAAAGAAATAAGAAGAGaaggaaagaaaagaaagaaggagagaaagaaagaaagataggagaaggaaagaaaaagaaagaaggaGAGAAAGAAACAAAACGGAAGAAGGAGAGAAGGGGTGAAACAAAGAAGGAGCAAAAGAAAGATAGGATaaggaaagaaaaagagagaaggAACAAAAGAAAGAAGCGAAAGAAAGGGGGGAtaaggaaagaaagaaggagcgaaagaaagaaggagagaaagaaagataggagaaggaaagaaaaagaaagaaggaGAGAAGGAGCGAAAGAAAGAAGAAGAGAAGGAAAGTAAAGAAAgaaggagagaaagaaagataggagaatgaaagaaaaataaagaagGAGAGAAGGAGCAAAAGAAAGAAGGAGTGAAAGAAAGGAGCGAAAGAAAGAAGGagcgaaagaaagaaagataggagaaggaaagaaaaagaaaaaaggagAGAAAGAGCAAAAGAAAGATAGGAGAAGGAAAGAACGATAGAAGAATGAAAGAAGGAGAGAAGGGTGAAAGAAATAAGAAGAGaaggaaagaaaagaaagaaggagagaaagaaagaaagataggagaaggaaagaaaaagaaagaaggaGATAAGGAAAGAAAAAGGAAGAAGGAGAGAAGGAGTGAAAGAAAGAAGGAGCAAAAGAAAGATAGGAGaaggagagaaagaaaaagagagaaggAACAACAGAAAGAAGGAGTGAAAGAAAGGAGGGAtaaggaaagaaagaaggagCAAAAGAAAGAAGGAGAGAAAAAGATAGGAGaaggaaagaaaaagaaagaaggaGAGAAGGagcgaaagaaagaaagaagaagagaaggaaagaaaagaaagaaggagagaaagaaaaaaaagaaggaGATaaggaaagaaaaagaaagaaggagagaaagaaagataggagaaggaaagaaaaataaagaaggagcgaaagaaagaaagaagaagagaaggaaagaaaagaaagaaggagagaaagaaagaaagataggagaaggaaagaaaaagaaagaaggagataaggaaagaaaaagaaagaaagagagaaagaaagataggagaaggaaagaaaaagaaagaaggaaagaaggaGAGGAAGAGCGAAAGAAAGAAGGAGAGaaggaaagaaaaagaaagagaaaaggaGCAAAAGAAAGATAGAAGAAGGAGAGAAGGAgcaaaagaaagaaggaaagaaggaGCGAAAGAAAGAAGGGGAGAAAGAAAGATAGGAGAAGGAAAAaaggagaaaaagaaaaaagaaagaagtaGAGAAGAAAAGCAAGAAAGAAGGAGAGAAGGAAAAATAAGAAAGGagggaaagaaaaaaaagaaaggaGGGAAAGAAAAgtagaatgggaaagaaaggaaggaaagcaggaaagaaagaaaggaaaggggaaggaagaaaggaaagcaagaaagaaaggggaaggaaggaaagaaggtaagaaagaaagaacgaaagaaaaaagaaagacagaaagaaagaaagaaagaaagaaagaaagaaagaaagaaaggagacGGAAAGCAAGCAAGAAATgggaaggaagaaagaaaagcaagaaagcaagaaagaaagaaagaaagaaagaaagaaagaaagaaagaaagaaagaaagaaagaaagaaagaaagaaagaaagaaagaaagaaaggagacGGAAAGCAAGCAAGAAATGGGAAGGAAGAAAGGAAAGCAAGAAGAAAggggaaggaaggaaagaaagaaagaaagaaagaaagaaagaaagaaagaaagaaagaaagaaagaaagaaaggagacGGAAAGCAAGCAAGAAAtgggaaggaaggaagaaaatCAAGAAAGAAAGGGGAAGGAAGGCAGGAaagcaagaaagaaagagaaagaaacaaagagaaaagaatagaaaaaatgggagagaaaggaaaaagagtaaaagaaaaaaagaaaataaaagtaaaagatAAAACGAAAGTAAAAACaaggaaattaaaaaataaaatgaaagaaaaagaaGGAGAGAATAAAACGTCTAAA is a genomic window containing:
- the LOC141359606 gene encoding uncharacterized protein is translated as MREKKETEQMMKKRLESNERRSERKKEQKKDRRRRERKREKEQQKEGVKERRDKERKKEQKKEGEKKIGEGKKKKEGEKERKKERRREGKKRKKERKKKKKEIRKEKERRRERKIGEGKKNKEGAKERKKKRRKEKKEGEKERKIGEGKKKKEGDKERKRKKERKKDRRRKEKERRKEGEEERKKEGEKERKRKRKGAKERRRKARKKERRKNKKGGKEKKERRERKVEWERKEGKQERKKGKGKEERKARKKGEGRKEGKKERTKEKRKTERKKERKKERKKERRRKKKKERIKRLKRKK